ATATCTAATCCAAATCACCTTATTATGCGAAACGATAAGGGCGGATTTTTTCTTTAAACTCCTCTATTGTGAGATATTGCAAATGCTAAGAATTGCCAAAGAAGCGCTGACGTTCGATGATGTACTACTCGTTCCAGCTCACTCCACCGTTCTCCCAAACACAGCTGATCTTCGCACTCGGCTGACCAAGAATATCACTCTGAATATTCCAATGATCTCTGCGTCTATGGACACAGTGACAGAAGCGCGTCTTGCGATCGCGCTAGCCCAAGAAGGTGGCATTGGCTTTATCCACAAGAACATGTCTATCGAGCAACAAGCTGAGCAGGTTCGTCTAGTTAAAATCTTTGAAGCAGGTGTGGTGACTAACCCAGTAACGGTTAGCCCAGACGCATCTATCGCTGATGTGGTTGCACTGACTGACAAGCATGGCTTTGCAGGTTTCCCTGTTGTTGCTGAAAACAACGAGCTTGTAGGCATCATCACCGGTCGTGATGTTCGCTTTGTTACTGACCTTTCTAAGAAAGTAGAAGCAGTAATGACGCCAAAAGAGCGCCTAGCCTCTGTTAAAGAAGGTGCTTCTCGTGAAGAAGTACAAGAAGAGATGCACCGTGCACGTGTTGAAAAAGTACTGGTTGTGAACGACGAGTTTCAACTAACCGGTATGATTACAGCAAAAGACTTCCACAAAGCAGAACGTAAGCCTAACGCATGTAAAGATGCGCAAGGTCGTCTCCGCGTTGGCGCTGCGGTTGGTGCTGGTGCTGGTAACGAAGAACGTGTTAAAGCGCTTGTTGAAGCAGGTGTTGACGTTCTACTTATCGACTCTTCACATGGTCACTCAGAAGGTGTTCTAAACCGTATCCGCGAAACTCGCGCAGCATACCCAGAGCTAGACATCATCGGCGGTAACGTTGCAACAGCTGCTGGTGCTAAAGCACTGATTGAAGCTGGCGTAAGCGCAGTTAAAGTGGGTATCGGGCCAGGCTCTATCTGTACAACTCGTATCGTAACCGGTGTTGGCGTTCCTCAAATCACGGCGATTTCAGACGCGGCAGCCGCTGCGGAAGAATATGGCATCCCAGTTATCGCTGATGGCGGTATCCGTTTCTCAGGTGATATCTGTAAAGCTATCGTAGCTGGCGCATCTTGTGTCATGGTTGGTTCAATGTTCGCTGGTACTGAAGAAGCACCAGGTGAAGTTATTCTTTACCAAGGCCGTTCATACAAAGCTTACCGCGGTATGGGTTCTCTTGGCGCAATGTCTCAAGGCTCTTCTGACCGTTACTTCCAATCTGACAATGCAGCAGACAAGCTAGTACCTGAAGGTATCGAAGGTCGTATCGCTTATAAAGGTCGCCTGAAAGAGATCGTTCACCAGCAAATGGGTGGTCTTCGTTCAAGCATGGGTCTAACTGGCTCTGCGACTATTGAAGACATGCGTACTAAAGCTGAATTCGTTCGCATCTCTGGTGCAGGTCTAAACGAATCTCACGTACACGATGTTCAAATCACCAAGGAAGCGCCTAACTACCGTTTGGGTTAATTAATCGTTTAGGTTAATTAACCACTTAGGTTAATAGCGATAACGTAGTGACATAAATCCTACGTAAACGTTTGCTTTTTTCCTTGAAGCAAAGATAAGAGGCGGGTAAACTCGCCTCCGTTTTCAACACTTAGCTGATAAGATTGCCCAAAATGACGAAAAATATTCATGACCAACGAATTCTGATCCTAGACTTCGGTTCTCAATATACACAACTAGTAGCACGTCGCGTTCGTGAGATCGGTGTTTACTGTGAACTATGGAGCTGGGACGTAGAAGAAGCGGATATTCGTGAATTCAACCCAGACGGTATCATCCTATCTGGTGATCCAGAAAGCGTTACGGAAGACAACTCTCCACGTGCTCCTCAGTACGTATTTGATTCAGGTGTGCCAGTTCTTGGTGTGTGCTATGGCATGCAGACCATGGCAGAGCAGCTTGGCGGTAAAGTAGCGGGCTCTGATGAGCGTGAATTTGGCTACGCACAAGTTAAAGTATCTGGTGACTCTGCAATCTTTAAAGATCTTGAAGAAACTCAAGATGTTTGGATGAGCCACGGCGATAAAGTTGTTGAAATCCCAGCAGACTTCGTAAAAGTTGGTGAGACGGATACTTGTCCGTACGCAGCAATGGCAAACGAAGAGAAGAAATACTACGGTGTTCAGTTCCACCCAGAAGTGACACACACTAAGCAAGGCCTGCAAATGCTAGAGAACTTCGTTCTTGGCGCTTGTGGCTGTGAGCGTCTGTGGACGCCTGGCTCTATCATTGAAGACGCGGTTGCTCGCATTAAAGAACAAGTAGGCGACGATGAAGTGATTCTTGGTCTATCTGGCGGTGTTGACTCATCAGTAGTAGCGATGCTTGTTCACCGTGCTATCGGTGACAAATTGACCTGTGTATTCGTAGACAATGGTCTTCTGCGTCTAAATGAAGGCGAGCAAGTGATGGATATGTTCGGCGACAAGTTCGGTCTGAACATCATCAAAGTAGACGCAGAAGAGCGTTTCCTTACTGCACTTGAAGGCAAGTCTGATCCAGAAGAAAAGCGCAAGACAATCGGTCATGTATTCGTAGACGTATTTGACGAAGAGTCGAAGAAGCTAGAGAACGCGAAGTGGCTAGCGCAGGGTACGATCTACCCAGATGTTATTGAATCTGCAGCGTCGAAAACTGGTAAAGCACACGTCATCAAGTCTCACCACAACGTGGGCGGTCTTCCTGATGATATGGAAATGGGTCTTGTTGAGCCGCTACGCGAGCTTTTCAAAGACGAAGTGCGTAAGATCGGTCTAGAACTAGGTCTTCCATACAACATGCTTTATCGTCACCCGTTCCCAGGTCCTGGTCTAGGTGTTCGTGTTCTTGGCGAGATCAAGAAAGAGTACTGTGATCTACTGCGCCGTGCTGACGCTATCTTCATTGAAGAGCTACACAATGCAGACCTTTACCACAAGGTATCTCAAGCGTTCACTGTATTCCTACCAGTACGTTCTGTAGGTGTAATGGGCGATGGCCGTAAGTACGACTGGGTTGTTTCTCTGCGTGCTGTTGAGACTATCGACTTCATGACAGCTCACTGGGCTCACCTACCATACGACTTCCTAGGTAAGGTTTCTAACCGTATCATCAACGAAGTAGGCGGTATCTCGCGCGTGGTTTACGACATCTCTGGTAAGCCACCTGCAACTATCGAGTGGGAATAATCCTCACTTCATTAGTTAATAGCGAATAGTAAAAAACGTCACGGGTTGGAACTCGTGACGTTTTTTTGTTTCTGTACAATACCTAAAACCTGAACTAATCGACATACTTGATAGTCATTTTGATGTTTTGGATGAACAGTAATAAACACACAGCCAGCAACACGCTAGAATCTAACCCACCAGTTTCACTTCGATAGCTCGCTAAACTTAGACCCACAAGCAAAAATAAGCTATCAAGAATAATATGTCTCCATTTAACTTTACTCAGCGCCATAGTCTCTAACCTTAGTTCGCAACTTTATCTCGTTGTTCACATCTGACTCTATGTGGCGATTCGCAGAATAAATAATAGATAGAACGATTACTGATAACTTTGTACTTTTGACTGAATTAAAGTCTTTGAATAAATCGAGTACCGACTTAGCCCCTGCGACTTGCAAGAAGTTTGAGACATACTTGTGTTTTGCAAGCATTGCTTCTAACTCTTTGGAGTTTAGAGACCACAGCCCCCATTGCTTTTGCACCAAAGTTGTCGTTGCGATTTCCCCTCTCAAACAATCAGCTAATCTCTGATTTGATAGTCCGGAAATTAGTTTGAGAACGTCAGATTTTCCTGAGCGTTCCATTCTAGGGTAAAGAAGGGTGGCTAGCAGTGCTTTGACTTCATATTCGTTTCCGTGAATTGAGCACCAGCCAGGGAGATTTAGAACTTTAGCCAAAAATCGTGAACGTTCCACCGGAGATGAGGGTAGTCTATAAGGAACCCAGTGATAACTGTTGATGCTGCTGATACTTAGTTGATCCATATGCATACTTGCTTATTGATAGAGAGTTGTGACTTTACCTAAAAATAATTATGTTGAGCCTACTTTGTTTTTTCAATGCGAATGGTCTGGCGGAATCCTGTAACTAACACACAACAGAATTACAGTTAGTACCACAAGGAAATAGGTGCAAGTTGAACGTGTGATATATGCAATTAGTAAAACTTAGATTGCAAATAATGGATCTGCTCAACATTGGTATTTTGAATTAAAATTTTCCTACAAACTTTGTAACTAATTTTGAATTTAAGGCTCTTTGACAATGTCTAACAAACTCGCTAACCCAGCGCCGCTTGGCCTTATGGGTTTTGGTATGACGACCATTCTACTTAACATCCACAACGCAGGTTTCTTTCCTATTGATTCGATGATCCTGGCTATGGGTATTTTCTATGGCGGTCTAAGCCAAGTGTTTGTAGGCATGATGTGCTTTAAACGTGGTGACACATTCGGCACCACAGCTTTCACTTCGTACGGTCTATTCTGGTTAACGCTGGTGGGTATTATTGTTATGCCTTACATGGGCCTTCCAGCAAGCCCTGCGAAATTTATGGGCTGGTATCTACTGCTCTGGGGTGTGTTTACTGGTTTCATGTTCATCGGCTCACTTTGCTACCCAGTGGCTAAGCAAGTGGTATTTGGTTCATTGACCATTCTATTCTTCTTGCTTGCTGCACGTGATTTCTTCGGCAGTGAACTGATCGGTACCATCGCTGGCTTTGAAGGCATTTTCTGTGGTGCGAGCGCGATTTACTTCGCAATGGCTCAAGTACTTAACAACGAGTACGGCCGCACTATTTTGCCTATCGGTGAGAAAAAAGCGCCAGTAGCTTCAGCACACGAAGTGGCAGCATAATTTAAGTTTCATTCATTCGGGAACAGTGAATGATAAAAGGGGTAGCTAAGCTACCCCTTTTTCCTTTCTCATG
The Vibrio sp. CB1-14 DNA segment above includes these coding regions:
- the guaA gene encoding glutamine-hydrolyzing GMP synthase, with translation MTKNIHDQRILILDFGSQYTQLVARRVREIGVYCELWSWDVEEADIREFNPDGIILSGDPESVTEDNSPRAPQYVFDSGVPVLGVCYGMQTMAEQLGGKVAGSDEREFGYAQVKVSGDSAIFKDLEETQDVWMSHGDKVVEIPADFVKVGETDTCPYAAMANEEKKYYGVQFHPEVTHTKQGLQMLENFVLGACGCERLWTPGSIIEDAVARIKEQVGDDEVILGLSGGVDSSVVAMLVHRAIGDKLTCVFVDNGLLRLNEGEQVMDMFGDKFGLNIIKVDAEERFLTALEGKSDPEEKRKTIGHVFVDVFDEESKKLENAKWLAQGTIYPDVIESAASKTGKAHVIKSHHNVGGLPDDMEMGLVEPLRELFKDEVRKIGLELGLPYNMLYRHPFPGPGLGVRVLGEIKKEYCDLLRRADAIFIEELHNADLYHKVSQAFTVFLPVRSVGVMGDGRKYDWVVSLRAVETIDFMTAHWAHLPYDFLGKVSNRIINEVGGISRVVYDISGKPPATIEWE
- a CDS encoding acetate uptake transporter; translation: MSNKLANPAPLGLMGFGMTTILLNIHNAGFFPIDSMILAMGIFYGGLSQVFVGMMCFKRGDTFGTTAFTSYGLFWLTLVGIIVMPYMGLPASPAKFMGWYLLLWGVFTGFMFIGSLCYPVAKQVVFGSLTILFFLLAARDFFGSELIGTIAGFEGIFCGASAIYFAMAQVLNNEYGRTILPIGEKKAPVASAHEVAA
- the guaB gene encoding IMP dehydrogenase gives rise to the protein MLRIAKEALTFDDVLLVPAHSTVLPNTADLRTRLTKNITLNIPMISASMDTVTEARLAIALAQEGGIGFIHKNMSIEQQAEQVRLVKIFEAGVVTNPVTVSPDASIADVVALTDKHGFAGFPVVAENNELVGIITGRDVRFVTDLSKKVEAVMTPKERLASVKEGASREEVQEEMHRARVEKVLVVNDEFQLTGMITAKDFHKAERKPNACKDAQGRLRVGAAVGAGAGNEERVKALVEAGVDVLLIDSSHGHSEGVLNRIRETRAAYPELDIIGGNVATAAGAKALIEAGVSAVKVGIGPGSICTTRIVTGVGVPQITAISDAAAAAEEYGIPVIADGGIRFSGDICKAIVAGASCVMVGSMFAGTEEAPGEVILYQGRSYKAYRGMGSLGAMSQGSSDRYFQSDNAADKLVPEGIEGRIAYKGRLKEIVHQQMGGLRSSMGLTGSATIEDMRTKAEFVRISGAGLNESHVHDVQITKEAPNYRLG